TTTTCCAAATTTGGACAAATTattacaaaatgaaaagctgaaatgtcttgagtcaataagtattcaatcctTTTGTTATGGCgagcctaaatatgttcaggagtaaacatttgcttcaCAAGTCACATCATTTGTTGCATGGACTCTCTCTGCGTGCAATAATATTGATAaacgtgatttttgaatgactacctcatctctgtaccccacaaataaaatgatctgtaaggtccctcggtcgagcggtgaatttcaaacacagattcaaccacaaagaccgtGGAGGTATTCCAATGGTTTGCAAAGAAGGGCtcttattggtagatgggtcaaataaaataaaaaagcagacattgaatatccctttgagcatggtgaagttattcattacgctttggatggtgtatcaatacacgcagtcactacaaagatacaggcatccttcttaactcagttgccagagaggaaggaaaccgctcagggatttgacaatgaggccaatggggactttaaaacagtaacagagtttaatggctgtgatatgaaAAATCTGGCGATGGATCAACAAAATCGTAGtttctccacaatactaacctaattgacagagtgaaaaaaaggaagcctgtacagaatacaaatattttaaaaaaaaacatgcatcctgtttgcaacaaggcactaaagtaaatctgcaaataatgtggcaaagaaattaactttatgtcctgaatacaaagctttCTTttcggggcaaatccaacacaacacatcactgagcacATCTCTATATATTTCCAAGAATGGTGgtgggtggctgcatcatgttatgggtatgcatgtcattggcaaggactagggagtttttatgATGAACAAAAACAGAattgagctaagcacaggcaaaatcatagaggaaaacctggttctgtctgtgttccaccagacactgggagacaaattcccctttcagcaggacaataacctaaaacacaaggccaaatatacactggagttgcttaccaagatgacattgaatgttcctgggtGGCCTAGTTACTGTTTTGTCTTAAATTGACTTAAAAATGGCTgtgtagcaatgatcaacaaccaacttgacagagcttgaatcatttttaaaagaataatgtgcaaatattgtacaatcgaGTTGTGCAAAgcccttagagacttacccagaaagactcacagctgtaattgctgacaaaggtgattctaacctctattgactcagggggttgaatacttatgtaatcaagatatattagtgttttatttttcatatttttttatttttacaaatgttagatTTTTTGTGTGTAGAtaataaaaactaaaaacatttaaaTCCATTTTCATCCCACtttctaacacaacaaaatgtggaaaaagtgaaggggtgtgaatactttctgaaggcactgtatttcaagGGAATAAACTTAACTTTTTCAATCTTCCTCCAAGAAAGATTGAATGACAAATTTAATTTTTTATTGAAAACGACTGTTTTCAGCACCCAAAGAATTGTTCTGTGTAATTGCGGGCTATTCTTTGGGTGCTGAAAACAGTAGTTTTTGATAAAAACTTCATTTTATGTGATGTTGGAACTCCAGCCCGCCCACACAGTCACTGCTCAACTCCATCGTGAATCATGGAGTGGAGTTTAGTTGGCTAGTTATTGCTTAACCAAGTCAAGATGTGTTTGCCTTACAGAAACGAGGATGAAATCAACATGATTAGCACCGATGGCCTCCCTAAATGCAAGGCGACCTGGCGCGAGACTGGGAAAAGGCCACAGGCGGAGATGTTGCACCTTCTGTCCGCTGTCATTGTCTGGCTTGTGACGGGGACAACCATCTCCAGTCTTAACAAATGGATTTTTGCAGTGTACAACTTCAGGTACCCCTTACTGCTGTCGGCCCTGCACATGTTGACAGCGATAGTGGTGGACTATGGGCTTATTAAACTGCGAATGCTCCAGCAAAACGGTGGGGTTGACAACCAGAAGGACCTTACCACCAGCGCCAAATGCAAGGTGTTTCTATTGAGCTTGACATTTTGTGCCAGCATCGCATTTGGCAACGTGGGTCTGAACTATGTCCAGCTATCATTTGCCCAAATGATCTACACCACCACGCCAATCTTCACCCTGGCCATCTCCACTCTGATCCTGGGCAAGCAACACCACATCCTCAAATACACAGCCATGATGCCCATCTGTCTGGGAGCCTCGTTCAGCATCATGGGCGAGGTCCAGTACGACCAGACAGGCTGCTTCTTCGTATTCGCTGCGACAATGTTGAGAGGTGTCAAATCCATCCAGCAAGGTGAGTCACAGCTGCTACCTTCAAATTGTCTTTATGATAGTTGTTATGTTGCATCTCTGATGGTGGTTGACATATTGGTCATCACTTTATAAATGTTGAACTGTATAATAAACTTCTGTTGTCACCCTAGGGGTCGTTCCTAAGGATTTCAATCACTTTCTGACTTTTGATTTGAACATAACCTTTCTTACATGTTTGTCGATGGTGGAAGTTGTCAGAaagttggcctgaatgccaaaacatttagGAGATTAGGTGTTCAAAGATTACCCATGTTGCTTACCCTACCctaccatgtcttcatcactgaaaAAGATTGTTTGATATcatttggaagtttacatacagagTTGTCAAACTGTTTTATGATTTCTagaaatataaaaaaatacatcAATCATTTTAAAGTTTTAACATCAATTATCTAAAAACGTGTAAACTCAGATGTTTCTCATTTTCACTAATGTTGTAGCTTAGACCCTATTTTTCATCATCTGAGGTATTTGTGTTGTGCCCATCATCGATTGAGCGACAGCATACTCTTGGGTATAATTAcaatcatagaaatataattaatatAATGGACCTATCCCTTCAGACCCCTGCAATCAGAAGACGCAAAGAGAAAGGTTTTACTCCACCCAAAATCTGTCCAAGAAAAAAGCCCACGAAGTGAGgaatttttgtatggaggtcagtGAAAGAGTGTTGAATTTGGTCAAAGGAAAATGTAATTGCTAATCTGCTATGTGAGGCTTATTTgagcaaataaatacattttgttaTGGTTTGGTTGTTAATTATGAATGCACTGATATAGGTGGACCCATGTGGCAATTTGAAAGAAACATTATACTGGAGTTGTGCCTGTTGtcatagagggagagatagaggactcatcatggatataacctgttttagcatggacattgcTGTTGAGGAATTCACCCATTTTAAAGGAGTAcactgggtggggattcctatgagtTGGGAGCAATCAGCAAATGGAGAAGAAAATGTACTTCTTTAAAATGGAGATAGCTAGCCTCAATGGCACCGCCCATGCTATAATGACACACAGAAAGATGAGTAATCTCTTTGGCCTGGTAGTCACACacatatctgccctctcattggctagaatggtcccacctgttCTCACCTGCTTTCTATGTTTGAGGACATGCATTTCCATTGCTAGAGCGGTCACTCGAATATCTTGTTAATACTGAATAATAGACCATCTTTGCTACAATTTAGCTGCTACACAATTGACATTCAAATTGAATTGAAACTTCTAATTACTACCAGTAAGATGGCTGATGGTCCACCCACTGTCGAATGTCAACTTGAATGGGAATGTCTATCCTATTATCTATATTTCTAGGATTTCAATAGGTTTCCAATGGAAGATTGATCATTTAATTTATAACAATGGATATTCTCACTCAAGTCAACGTTATTTGATGTGTTAAAATGTCAATTATGTTCTAGTCTCATAGTCTTTTAATTATAGGCCTATGGTTTATTATGTGTAGGTCTATGTGAGTCGCATGGTAAATATAAGAGTCATGGATTTACGTAGGCCTACAATACTATTTGGACAATGTTCGATGGTTCGTTGTGTGCTGTACGTTTTAGTAGGGAATAGGGGAGGCTGTGCTTTTATGATCTTTTATCATCTTTCTGATACTCTACCATTTGAAAGTTTACATTtcaacttttttcacattttagtacattatcagccaaaacatgacactcaCCCTGTAGTCAAGAGTATGCTGTGTCTCAACTGATGGCAGGCACAACACAAACACCGCAGATGATGTAAAATATGGTCAAAGCTAAAAATGTATATAAACACAATCTTAGTTTACGCTTTTTTAGATAATTGACGTTAAAACTTAAAAcatttgacaaccctgtttgtacATTTTCAAATGATATTATACTCAACCGTTACATTTtttcagtgatgaagacatgtctCATGCTcgggtggggtatgcaaaatgtGTCAACTTTAAGCACCTCTTTTTTCTCTTGATTGTTTTTTGgtattcaggtccaaaaagtcactttcGGACTACTTCTACCATGAGCAAACATGTACGGAaggttttgttcaaatcaaaaggggtgcaGTCAGAAGTCATGGAAATTATATGGAACGACCCCTAAGCAATATGAACATATGGGTGCTATCAGATTTTGGAGGACAAATCAGAAATGTCCCTGTGTACTTAAATAATTTCCTTTCAAAAGAGTGGAAAATATGTCCCCTAACCGAAATTCTCTGACATCAGTCAGAGTGTATATTTGGTGTTTCTTCCAATCCCATATAAACTTCCCACACTGCAGTCAGTGCTGGACATTTTTACTGCTGCCCTGAGTTACCAAGTAACACACCCAGTCTAGCTAGAGGTGTTGTGTTGCCTGTTGCTAAGgacactttcaaaactactgacAGGGCTGACCCAATAAAAACTTATCAAAAGGACTCATTCCTGACAGGTAAACCAGGCAGAGAgctcattctagttctgtggcAGAGTTCCATCCTGTTTACCAGGAATTAGTCCTATAACTTTGTTACTGTCATACTTTCAAATCAAATTATGTCACATGTTTTGTAAATGATAGCTGTAGACTAAGAGTGatatgcttacttacgggcccttcccaactatgatgagagaaagaaaatacagaaataataGAAGAATAAAACacataataataaaagtaataataaatacataatgggtaacgataacttggctactgtatatacacagggtaccagtaccgagtcgatgtacTGGGTTACGAGgtgattgaggtagatatgtacatataactaggaataaagtgacagataataTACAGTAGCAGCAGCGCATACGTGATGGGTCAAAAAAGTTAGTGTAAAAAGGGTCCATGCAGATAGTCTAggtaactatttaactaactatgtagcagtcttatggcttgggggtagaaacggTTCAGattcctgttggttccagacttggtgcaccagtaccgcttgccgtgcggtagcagagagaacagtctatgacttgggtggctggagtcttggacaatttttagggccttcttctgacactgcctggtatagaggtcctggatggcagggagctcagtcCCAGAAATTAGGTAAAATGTATTTTAGTTTACCTGCATTAATGTCACTGGCCACTAAGAGCGCTGCATCTGGATGAACATTTTCTCGTTTGTTTATGTCTTAGttccagcatcggtttgtggtgctaaatagacagctatgaaaaatatagttTAAAACTCTCTAGAGTTCCTTAATTTCCTTCCTGTATTTGAACAGTATGAATCTGTTAATATATTTTCTCTACTTGTTTTGTTAGTGTACTGTATAGTGCTGTACTGATAATGAACCTGCTAGTCTCATGATGTGAAATCCATTCTAAGTAAACAAACCTATGACATGTCCATGTTCTGAACATGGCAGATTTGACATTATGTTAAAATATTTTCTACTCACTCAGAACCACCACCCTGAAATACCAATGTTGTTGGATGGTGTCGTGTCGTGTTTCAGCAGCTATTTTCAAACTACCTTCGCAAAGGTCTCACTTGTTTACTTTATATGACACATCAGTGGTGCACGTGTCTTGTTATTTTGCTAAAGGAGGCTCACTTCCTTGGTATCCATGCAATTAGCTGACGTGTTGTTTCACAAATATAACACATCTCAATGATATGAATGTGGAACTACAGTGTTGTTTTGTATGATTGTTttatttctctctatcctctcttatCTTTGTATTTAATCCCGCCACCCAAAACCAAACCTTGTGTTTGCGCTATAATGTTTAGTCTGTCATGAGACTGCTTTGTTTGTATTCTGCTTCTCTCTATGTGcttttctttgtgtgtgtctctcaggtaTCTTGCTCCAGGAGGAGAAAATCAACTCTGTGTTCCTGCTGTACCTGATGTCTATCCCCAGTTTCTGCATCCTGGCCGTAGCTGCTCTGGCCCTGGAGAACTGGGCCGTGCTGGAGTCTCCAATGCACTACGACCACAACCTGTGGCTCTTCATTCTGCTCAGCTGCCTGGGCTCTGTCATGTACAACCTGGCCAGCTGCTGCGTCATAACCCTCACCTCCGCCGTCACCCTGCACATCCTGGGCAACCTGAGTGTGGTGGGCAACCTGCTGCTCTCCCAGCTGCTGTTCGGCAACGAGATGTCAGCGCTCAGCTGTGCCGGTGTGGCTCTTACTCTCTCTGGCATGCTCATCTACCAGAACTCTGAGTTCATCTCCAACTACCTGGATGCACGGCGAGCTAAAGCCAGGGAGCTCAGCCgagtgagggaggaggatatTGCATTCCAACCGCCCCCCCAAAACCAGCAGGAGAGGGTAGACGCTGCCGGGAAACGAGAGGACAAgatggactgagagagagagcgagggggagagagagatttccTGTCCTTGGGGTTAGTTAAGTCAGGTGGTTCTGTGGAGAGGTTCAGGAAATGGTCTGTGACCTCATGATGTCATAGTTGATGATGACGACATGAGTGACAGAACTTGTTTGGTTGGTTGTTTTTACCTCTTCACTGTGCCAATGTATTTATTTCAGCCATGGTCTCATGGAACAGAAGTCAGCTGACTAAAAAAACAGATGCCTTTAGGAAAGGGACAGTTGAGTCTGTACTGTTCTAATACTCATACATGCACACATACTGGTATGCATGCATGAGAACACAAACTATGTGATACATCTCATGAGATATCACGCACTGTTACTCACACTACTCCACTGTGAAAATGTTCTCTCTGAGTGAGTGCTCAGTGGGATGGTTGGGTGGGAAGGACTAGGAACACTGCTCTTATGGATAGAAACAAATACGTTTTAAAAACGTATGGTAATGTTACCTAACCTTCCCCTGGTCTCGTATCACTGGGAAAGAGGTTTTCTGGCAGCTTTTATTTGGGGATCTTAAAATGGGTGTTCCGCATTTGTTATAGTGCTATAGCTTTTGTCTAGATGAAGTTTACAAACATTCAAGCTAACAGGTTCAGCATATCATATCTCCTGGCTGTTTGTAGGCATGGCGGCCAATAAGCCACAATGTTATTAATCTACTGCATAGTGAGGCATAGATCTGAGGGGAGCCACCTTGTCCCACTCAACGACCCCTTATTGCATTTCCCTTCATTTCCTCTTAATAAAAGGAACCTATTATAATCATTTTAATAACCTCCTACCTTTACAGCAGTTCTCACTGCAGCAAATGTCTATTATAAGGCCTATCCACTCTCTAAGGAGTCTCACTCATCTTTAGCACACTCCATTAAAAGTATTTCATCattctctccttaccgccactcGAACAGAAATGTCTTCTCCACTCAGAGGGTGCCACATTACATTTAGTCTTTATAACTGACCTCTGCTGGACAGTGTTATTGTAACTCCATTTGAATTTTTGAATATTTATGATGCAGTGTTATttctttcatttattttttattctgtaagTAACACTTTTTTTGTCCTCTTTATGATTCTTACACAGTACAAAGAGGAAGTTATTGGATTTCTGTTTACTAAATTGAATACAAAAGCTGTAGTATGTCTCTTACCAGAATTGACCTTGATCAGAAACTAAAACTACTTATTTGAAGTTGGAAAGCTCTTGCATGATGTGTCCAGAGCACTGACATAGGTCAGAAGTCACTCAGTAACTGGAGGTCTAGTCAACTGGTCTGTCACTTGGCCAACTAATGTACACTACCTTTCAACATTTTgcagtcacttagaaatgtccttgctttTGAAAGAACAACTAACTTCTTtagattagttgagtatctggagcatcagcatttgacGGTTCGATTgctggctcaaaatggccagaaacaaagactttcttctgaaactcgtcagtctattcttgttctgagaaatgaaggctatatATACCATGCGAGAAATTCTCAAAAACTGAAGATCCCGTACAACGCTGTGAGCTACTCCCTTCAgcacaaactggcactaaccagaatagatatgatatgatatgtttCCATGAGATGCCATCTTAACTGACttaattttaaaaatatatttttttacccctttttctccccaagtcttgtctcatcgctgcaactcccgtagggactcgggagaggcgaaggttgagagccgtgcgtcctccgaaacacaacccaaccaagccgcactgcttcttaacacaatgcccacttaacccggaagccagccgcagcaatgtgtcggaggaaacactgtacacctggcaaccgcgtcagtgtgcactgcacctggcccgccacaggagtcgcttgtGCGCAATGGGACAGGGACATCCCTGccgtccaaaccctcccctaacctggatgacgctgagccaattgtgtgccgccccatgggtctcacgatcacggccggctgcgacagagtctggactcgaacccagaactTCTAGTGGCatagctagcactgcgatgctgtgccttagacaactgcgccactcgggaggccctttaACTGACtcaacctgttgagtgtaggggacagtattttgatgtttggatgaaaaacatacccaaatgaaactgcctatttctcaggcccagaatctagaatatgcatataattaggatcgaaaaaacactctaaagtttccaaaactgtcaaaatattgtctgtgagtataacagaactgatattgcaggcaaaaacctgaggaaaatccaacccggaagtgctgtttttcctgaaagctctctgttccattgcctgccttcgctccatttaaagggatatcaaccagattcattttcctatggcttccacatgttgtgaacagtctttagacatagtttcagacttttattttgaaaaatgagcgagaaagatcacatcccgtcattgtatggctgggtgccagcagtgttttgcatgcgcaacagcttggagcagacattttctctctctcctattgaagaaggtacagtccggttgaaatatgattgatTATATATTGTacaaacaacctgaggattgattataaaaaacgtttgacatgtttcaacaaactttacggatactatttggaatagTATATGCCCGGTCGTGACCGCTctagcctgtggatttctgaaaataatgcgccaaccaaatggaggtattttggatataaaaataatctttagggaacaaaatgaacatttattgtgtaactgggagtctcgtgagtgcaaacatctgaagatcatcaaaggtaagcgattcgttttattgcttttctgactttcgtgaccaatttACTTGGCTGCTAGccgtttgtaatgttttgtctgagagatgtccttacataaacgcttggtatgctttctccaaaaagcttttttgaaatctgacacgccaggtggatcaacaacaagctaagctgtgtttttctatattgcacttgtgatttcatgaaaatgttatatttttagtaatttaatttgaatttggcactctgcaattcaGAGGATGTTGACAAATTATCCCGCTAatgggatgggtgcatcaagtgcgctattgagtcttcacataggaatgaatAGTGTCACGTGATCAatggctttgtccattcatataC
The sequence above is drawn from the Oncorhynchus gorbuscha isolate QuinsamMale2020 ecotype Even-year linkage group LG11, OgorEven_v1.0, whole genome shotgun sequence genome and encodes:
- the LOC124048843 gene encoding solute carrier family 35 member E4-like, which encodes MISTDGLPKCKATWRETGKRPQAEMLHLLSAVIVWLVTGTTISSLNKWIFAVYNFRYPLLLSALHMLTAIVVDYGLIKLRMLQQNGGVDNQKDLTTSAKCKVFLLSLTFCASIAFGNVGLNYVQLSFAQMIYTTTPIFTLAISTLILGKQHHILKYTAMMPICLGASFSIMGEVQYDQTGCFFVFAATMLRGVKSIQQGILLQEEKINSVFLLYLMSIPSFCILAVAALALENWAVLESPMHYDHNLWLFILLSCLGSVMYNLASCCVITLTSAVTLHILGNLSVVGNLLLSQLLFGNEMSALSCAGVALTLSGMLIYQNSEFISNYLDARRAKARELSRVREEDIAFQPPPQNQQERVDAAGKREDKMD